The Imtechella halotolerans DNA window TGTCTGTATCATTATTCTCTACGGCATCTTTACGTTCTTCAGCTAGTCCTTTATAATCAGTGTTGTCCAATAATGAATAGGGAGGGGAAAGTTTTGCTGTTATGGTAAAGTCGTTTCCGCCCAATGGATATATAGGGTTTGGTCCTGATGAATTTCGGCTTAGAGCTATGGTGTATGCTAATGAATTTGAAAAACCATCGCCAAAGGTAAATAGTGCGGTATTATAATTCTTTAGGTTATAGTGTTGGTAGCTCACCGCTTGAGATAATGAAAAGTAGTCATCTGGTACTCTAAGACGCTTAGCAATTCCAACTGTAATACCTGAAATATTAAAACGACGATCTTTATCGGCATTTCCAGTTAAATAGTCATATAAAAATTGCTTCGTGTGAGATAGAGAAACTGAAAATTGTACAGGTTCTTTACCTCCCATCCAAGGTTCTGCAAATGAAAAACTATAGGTTTGGAAAAAGCGACTTGCTTGTAAGCGAAGAGCTAAACTCTGCCCGTCTCCCATTGGTACTGGTTTGTACGCTTTTTTGTTGAATAAATCTTTAATTGCAAAATTGTTAAATGAAAGTCCTAAGGTCCCTATAAATCCTCCACCACCATATCCACCTTGTAGTTCTATTTGGCTTGATCCTTTCTCTGCTAATTCGTATTTAATATCTACGGTTCCTGAATTAGGATCTGGATTTTCAACCTTTGGAACAATCTGTTCAGGATCAAAGAATTGCATCTGGCTTAATTCTCGAATTGTTCGTATGATATTTTCTTTTGAATAAAGTTGTCCAGGTTTGGTTCTAAGTTCTCGGTAGATAACGTGATCATTAGTTTTCTCGTTCCCAGTAACTGAAATCTTATTGAAATAAGCAGGTTTACCTTCTAAAATTCTAATTTCAAAATTTATAGTATCGTTTATAGCAGATACTTCAACAGGGTTGATTTGTGAAAATAGATACCCATTATTTTGGTAAAGATTGGCAATGTTTTCACCGTCAGGTTTGCTTGGGTCATCGATACGTTTCTTGAGTAACACACCATTATAGGTATCTCCTTTTTTAATACCCAACAGCTGACCAAGTAGGCGGTCAGAATACACTGTATTTCCGATATAACGAATATCTCCAAAGTAGTATTTATTTCCTTCTTCTAACTTTATTTTAATATCAATAGTGTTGTCATTATTATAAGCTAGGGTGTCTTCGATTATACGTGCATCTCTATATCCATTCTCTTTGTAATAATCAATAAGAGAAACTAGGTCTTCCTTGAAGTCCTCACTTATGTATTTTGATTTTTTCCAAAATCGACCGGGAACTATTTTTTTAGTGTTTTTAAGGGCTTTTCTAAGTTTTTTGGCGCTAATAGCGTCATTACCAGTAAAGCCTATGTTCTGTACTTTAACCTTTTCCCCTAAATCAATATTTACAAGCATGTTAACTGCACTGGATTCTGTAGTATCAGGTGTAGTAATAATGTGTACCTTAGTATTAAGATATCCTTCCTTTTTATACTTGTTAATGAGGTAGTTTTTTGTGTTGGTCAAAAAACTTTCAGTTACTTTTTTTCCTTTTTTAAGTTCCGTGTCCTTGAGAATCGGCTCTATCTTTTTTTGCTTAATCCCTTGGACCTTGACATTATTGAGCGAAGGTACCTCTTGAATATTTAACTCTAGATAAACTGTATTGCCTTCAATGTTAGTTACATAAAAGTTAATATCGCTGAATAAGCCTAATCCCCACAGTTTATTGATAACCCTGCTAATATCTTCTCCCGGGAGCGTTATTTCTTGACCAATTCTAAGTTCGGTATATGCAATTACGGCTTGTTCGCTATAACTTTTAATTCCGGTTACTTCTATACCTCCTAGAATATACTTTTGATTGTTTCCTAATGCAATTTCTTGTGCGTTTGCATTAAAAATGGAGAGGATAAATAATAAAAAAACTATGGTAATTTTTTTTAAAAACATGTTGTAGTTAGCTAAGTTGTTCACTTGTTTTCCCAAATCTTCTTTCTCTGTTTTGAAAAGCTGTTAATGCTTCATATAAATGGTCTTTGGTGAAATCAGGCCAAAGAACCGGTGTGAAATACAGTTCAGCATATGCAATCTGCCACAATAAAAAATTACTAATACGATACTCGCCACTAGTTCGTATAAGTAAGTCTACATCAGGTAGATCATGCGTGTAAAGATGCTGATTTATAACTGAATCATCAATTTTTTCTTCTGAAATTATATTATTTTTAACTTTGGATGCAATTTCCTTAACGGCATTTTTTAATTCTTCTCTTGCTCCATAACTTAAAGCTAATGTGAGCGTCATTCGTTGATTGACTTTCGTTTTTTCAATGACCTCTGAAAGTTCTTTTTGTGCTTTCAAAGGAAGTGAATCTAGTTTGCCAATCGCATTCAATTTAATATCATTTTTAGTAAGTGTTTTAAGTTCTTTCCGTAACGAACTTACTAATAAATTCATTAAT harbors:
- the bamA gene encoding outer membrane protein assembly factor BamA produces the protein MFLKKITIVFLLFILSIFNANAQEIALGNNQKYILGGIEVTGIKSYSEQAVIAYTELRIGQEITLPGEDISRVINKLWGLGLFSDINFYVTNIEGNTVYLELNIQEVPSLNNVKVQGIKQKKIEPILKDTELKKGKKVTESFLTNTKNYLINKYKKEGYLNTKVHIITTPDTTESSAVNMLVNIDLGEKVKVQNIGFTGNDAISAKKLRKALKNTKKIVPGRFWKKSKYISEDFKEDLVSLIDYYKENGYRDARIIEDTLAYNNDNTIDIKIKLEEGNKYYFGDIRYIGNTVYSDRLLGQLLGIKKGDTYNGVLLKKRIDDPSKPDGENIANLYQNNGYLFSQINPVEVSAINDTINFEIRILEGKPAYFNKISVTGNEKTNDHVIYRELRTKPGQLYSKENIIRTIRELSQMQFFDPEQIVPKVENPDPNSGTVDIKYELAEKGSSQIELQGGYGGGGFIGTLGLSFNNFAIKDLFNKKAYKPVPMGDGQSLALRLQASRFFQTYSFSFAEPWMGGKEPVQFSVSLSHTKQFLYDYLTGNADKDRRFNISGITVGIAKRLRVPDDYFSLSQAVSYQHYNLKNYNTALFTFGDGFSNSLAYTIALSRNSSGPNPIYPLGGNDFTITAKLSPPYSLLDNTDYKGLAEERKDAVENNDTDKIAQIDQQRFKWLEYYKVKFKGNWYTNLVDKLVLKTGVELGYLGAYNNHRGVIPFERFFVGGDGLGNYTLDGRENIQLRGYPNQSLSDNDGSIIYNKFSMELRYPLTLKQTASIYGLAFLEGGGAYNNFKNYNPFELQRSAGLGLRIFMPAFGLLGIDFGYGFDPIPGSTQPNGWETHFIIGQQF
- a CDS encoding isoprenyl transferase: MDGNGRWAKQKGRLRIFGHENGSKTVRTIVEACAELGIPNLTLYAFSTENWNRPKKEVDTLMNLLVSSLRKELKTLTKNDIKLNAIGKLDSLPLKAQKELSEVIEKTKVNQRMTLTLALSYGAREELKNAVKEIASKVKNNIISEEKIDDSVINQHLYTHDLPDVDLLIRTSGEYRISNFLLWQIAYAELYFTPVLWPDFTKDHLYEALTAFQNRERRFGKTSEQLS